A region from the Halobacillus mangrovi genome encodes:
- a CDS encoding 3D domain-containing protein, whose protein sequence is MKKTVFTVAATVALTGAFATSVSAEEYTIDKGDTLWSISQKYNVSVDQLKSWNNLNSNLIYPNQQLTVSSESKTSNSSNQSSNASTYTVKSGDTLWEISQKFGVSVDQLMSWNNLSSTMIYPGDKFSVKGEVAPASTKTSNNSSSNSSATQTSSNESSSNEVVKEFTAEATAYTAYCTGCSGVTATGIDLRANPDQKVIAVDPDVIPLGSKVYVEGYGTAIAGDTGGAINGNRIDVFMPNREDALEFGRKSVKVQVLSE, encoded by the coding sequence ATGAAAAAAACAGTTTTTACTGTAGCAGCTACTGTAGCATTAACAGGAGCATTCGCAACGTCTGTCAGTGCAGAGGAATATACAATCGATAAAGGTGACACTCTTTGGAGTATTTCTCAAAAATATAATGTATCCGTCGATCAACTAAAATCTTGGAATAATTTGAACTCAAATCTCATTTATCCTAATCAACAATTAACCGTTTCTAGCGAATCTAAAACATCAAATTCATCCAATCAGTCTAGCAATGCATCCACGTACACGGTTAAATCAGGAGACACACTATGGGAAATCTCTCAGAAGTTTGGAGTCTCAGTTGATCAATTGATGTCTTGGAATAATCTTTCTTCTACTATGATTTATCCAGGAGATAAATTTTCTGTTAAAGGAGAAGTAGCTCCAGCATCAACGAAAACAAGCAATAACAGCTCAAGCAACTCTTCTGCAACGCAGACAAGCTCTAACGAAAGCTCCAGCAATGAAGTTGTAAAAGAATTTACTGCGGAAGCAACAGCGTATACAGCTTACTGCACAGGATGCAGCGGTGTAACAGCAACAGGAATCGACCTTCGTGCTAATCCTGATCAGAAAGTAATCGCTGTAGACCCGGATGTCATTCCACTAGGTTCTAAAGTATATGTAGAAGGTTATGGTACAGCTATCGCTGGTGACACAGGTGGAGCCATCAATGGAAACCGTATCGACGTCTTCATGCCAAATCGTGAAGATGCACTCGAGTTCGGACGCAAGTCTGTTAAAGTTCAAGTGCTAAGTGAATAA
- a CDS encoding zinc-dependent alcohol dehydrogenase family protein — MRAIVHEAKNGFEGLKVQEVEKPRLGDKDVIVKVHTAGMNRRDIAVVTKRHKAEDPALIPGSDAAGVIEAVGESVTKFQTGEEVVINPGLGWQEKSDAPPKGFEIVGLPDHGTFGEYYKCTEDHVEKKPSHLNFEEAGVLSLAALTAYRALVTRGQVKAGETVMLPGIGSGVLTFALKFAKAKGARVIVTSRSDEKLKEALSLGADRAINTNSNWNEELLDETVDLLIESIGEATFEKSLHIIRKGGTIVTFGATTNDEVKINIREFFYGQYNLLGTTMGSAEEFREMLSFLEEHKIKPQLDQLFKLEEYREAFEYLQETKNFGKIGFKLQD, encoded by the coding sequence ATGAGAGCTATTGTCCATGAGGCAAAGAACGGATTTGAAGGGTTAAAGGTGCAAGAGGTAGAAAAGCCAAGGCTTGGAGATAAAGATGTAATTGTAAAAGTACATACAGCAGGAATGAATCGAAGAGATATTGCTGTGGTAACGAAGCGGCATAAAGCCGAAGACCCAGCACTTATCCCAGGATCTGATGCCGCGGGAGTTATTGAAGCTGTGGGTGAATCTGTAACAAAATTTCAAACAGGAGAAGAAGTCGTCATTAATCCAGGTCTCGGGTGGCAGGAAAAAAGTGACGCACCTCCTAAAGGGTTTGAAATAGTTGGGTTACCTGATCATGGAACATTCGGAGAGTATTATAAATGCACGGAGGATCATGTTGAAAAGAAACCATCTCATTTGAATTTTGAGGAAGCGGGTGTGCTGTCTTTAGCAGCATTGACGGCTTATCGTGCCCTTGTCACAAGGGGGCAAGTGAAAGCTGGGGAAACGGTCATGCTTCCGGGAATCGGCAGTGGCGTTCTGACTTTCGCTTTGAAATTTGCTAAAGCGAAAGGAGCCCGTGTTATTGTTACGTCAAGGTCAGATGAGAAATTAAAAGAAGCACTATCGCTGGGGGCAGATCGTGCGATAAATACGAATAGTAACTGGAATGAAGAACTTTTAGATGAAACCGTAGATCTGCTGATAGAAAGTATTGGTGAAGCCACGTTTGAAAAATCTCTTCATATCATTCGGAAAGGGGGAACCATTGTCACTTTCGGAGCTACGACGAATGATGAAGTGAAAATAAATATCCGTGAATTTTTCTATGGTCAATACAACTTGCTCGGTACGACCATGGGGAGCGCAGAAGAGTTTCGCGAGATGCTTTCATTTTTAGAAGAACACAAAATCAAGCCGCAACTGGATCAATTGTTTAAACTGGAGGAATACAGAGAGGCTTTTGAATATTTGCAGGAGACGAAAAATTTCGGAAAAATCGGGTTTAAGCTCCAGGATTAA
- a CDS encoding helix-turn-helix domain-containing protein, with protein MILSHKNNPKRFALNMSAAQFTKFYIMHLLQVHQPMISEHFKGKFKALTKNWIPAPSTLLDTLHEMTEEGLLYRKEDYKSHDKKRQKVYWYYLTDQGKEEFDVLKKKYKILFEEQLQVLNQIMKDVYK; from the coding sequence ATGATTTTGTCTCATAAGAACAATCCGAAACGCTTTGCACTAAATATGAGTGCGGCTCAATTTACGAAGTTTTATATTATGCATTTGCTGCAAGTTCATCAGCCAATGATCAGTGAACATTTTAAAGGAAAATTCAAAGCATTGACGAAGAACTGGATTCCTGCACCATCCACGCTGCTGGACACACTCCACGAGATGACAGAAGAAGGTCTATTGTATCGCAAAGAAGATTATAAGTCACATGATAAAAAGAGACAAAAGGTGTACTGGTATTATTTGACTGATCAGGGGAAAGAAGAATTTGATGTTTTAAAGAAAAAGTATAAAATCCTATTTGAAGAACAATTACAAGTATTGAATCAAATTATGAAGGACGTATATAAATAA
- a CDS encoding LLM class flavin-dependent oxidoreductase — translation MKLGVLDQSPISKGQTAGEALRQSIELAKFSEQLGFSRYWVAEHHNTNGLASTSPEILIGQILASTSRIVVGSGGVLLPQYSPLKVAENFRMLESLYPGRVDLGLGRSPGGGKKTRLALTDNFEKPLSSFSRQVKELQKFLYDSFSKGESHFGVHARPDTSAQPDLWVLGLTERGARHAAVNGTGFTFGHFINPAQAVEALTVYREKFKPSEGLASPRVNACVFVVCAETEQEAEDLALSQDMWLLQVEKGIETRIPPVEKVKEHTFTLREKEKIKKNRERCIIGTPNQVHRELLRLAEEYETDEFLIITNVFDFEKRKESYRLLAKELKL, via the coding sequence ATGAAATTAGGGGTCTTGGACCAAAGCCCTATTTCAAAGGGACAGACAGCAGGAGAAGCATTAAGACAGTCGATCGAACTGGCTAAATTCTCTGAACAACTTGGATTTAGCCGCTATTGGGTAGCAGAACATCACAATACAAATGGTCTTGCAAGCACGTCACCTGAAATTCTCATCGGACAAATCCTTGCTTCTACAAGTCGTATTGTAGTCGGTTCCGGAGGTGTTTTGCTGCCACAATACAGCCCGCTTAAAGTAGCTGAGAACTTTCGTATGCTTGAAAGCCTTTATCCGGGACGTGTTGATCTCGGTCTCGGTCGTTCACCTGGTGGAGGGAAAAAAACACGTCTTGCGCTTACTGACAATTTCGAAAAACCGTTGAGTTCGTTTTCAAGACAAGTGAAAGAATTACAGAAATTTTTATATGACTCGTTTTCCAAAGGTGAATCTCATTTTGGGGTTCATGCAAGACCAGACACTTCTGCTCAGCCAGACTTATGGGTTTTAGGATTAACGGAAAGAGGGGCACGCCATGCAGCTGTAAACGGTACAGGCTTTACATTCGGTCATTTTATTAACCCTGCCCAGGCAGTGGAAGCTCTAACTGTATATAGAGAAAAATTTAAACCATCAGAGGGCCTGGCTTCTCCAAGAGTGAATGCTTGTGTATTTGTGGTGTGCGCTGAAACAGAGCAAGAAGCAGAAGATTTAGCATTAAGTCAAGATATGTGGCTGCTTCAAGTGGAGAAGGGAATTGAAACGCGAATTCCTCCTGTAGAAAAAGTGAAAGAACACACCTTTACATTAAGAGAAAAAGAAAAGATTAAAAAGAACAGGGAACGCTGCATTATCGGTACTCCGAATCAAGTACATAGGGAACTGCTTCGATTAGCTGAAGAATATGAGACGGATGAATTTCTTATTATTACGAATGTGTTTGATTTTGAAAAGAGAAAGGAATCCTACCGCCTTTTAGCAAAAGAATTGAAGCTTTAA
- a CDS encoding YjcZ family sporulation protein, whose translation MSRGYGGGFALLVVLFILLIIVGAAWWY comes from the coding sequence ATGAGTAGAGGTTATGGCGGCGGATTCGCGCTTCTTGTAGTTTTGTTTATTCTCCTAATTATTGTAGGAGCTGCTTGGTGGTATTAA
- a CDS encoding CvfB family protein — MNHQLLGTIQKAKILKKITKGFTISVKGTELFLADEQATEEIELEKAVEVFIYENKRGQAVATMTLPEATRDSYGWAAVAEVLPHLGVFVDIGLEDKDILVSSDHLPLLKSVWPKEGDFLFVSLEIDKKGRLLAEPITEREVLDDLEQAPQSLLHTVVTARVYRSTKAGSAILTEEGYRGFIHPHERKEEPRLGETIEGRVIDVKEDGTINVSLRPLKQESMKEDAETIYDYLLENDGVMHLHDKSDPQEIRDTFNISKAAFKRAIGQLLKAGKIELKDGKTTIKH, encoded by the coding sequence ATGAATCATCAATTACTTGGAACAATTCAAAAAGCAAAAATTTTAAAAAAAATTACAAAAGGGTTTACGATCAGCGTGAAGGGAACAGAACTATTTCTTGCAGATGAACAAGCCACTGAAGAGATCGAACTGGAGAAAGCAGTGGAAGTTTTCATCTATGAAAATAAAAGAGGACAAGCCGTAGCAACGATGACCCTTCCTGAAGCGACCAGAGATTCCTATGGCTGGGCTGCAGTTGCAGAAGTACTTCCTCACTTAGGAGTTTTTGTTGACATTGGCCTGGAAGATAAGGATATTTTAGTGTCGAGTGATCATCTCCCTTTGTTAAAATCTGTGTGGCCGAAAGAAGGAGACTTTTTATTTGTAAGTTTAGAGATAGATAAAAAAGGCAGGCTGTTGGCTGAGCCTATTACTGAACGAGAGGTGCTTGACGATTTGGAACAAGCCCCACAATCGCTTCTACACACGGTTGTCACTGCACGAGTGTATCGATCAACAAAGGCAGGATCAGCCATTCTAACTGAAGAAGGGTATCGAGGGTTTATTCATCCTCACGAGAGAAAAGAAGAGCCAAGGCTTGGCGAAACGATTGAAGGTCGGGTTATCGATGTGAAAGAAGATGGTACAATTAATGTTTCCTTACGACCGTTAAAACAAGAGAGTATGAAAGAGGATGCTGAGACTATTTATGATTACCTCTTGGAAAACGATGGAGTTATGCATCTCCACGACAAAAGTGATCCTCAAGAGATCAGAGACACCTTCAATATTAGTAAGGCAGCATTTAAGCGTGCCATTGGCCAGCTGTTGAAAGCAGGAAAAATCGAACTGAAAGATGGAAAAACGACCATTAAGCACTAA
- a CDS encoding YusW family protein: MNKKIMLATGMLGAILTACNDNGSESYTQEVDDTPRPITYEYTENNLREENQFTFKEFDLEVDYVDRISYEIEFNQSKDTIKATINDLDQQKVTGQEAYNQLSPLFQEMSFDEDSSEEEVIQDVLNILDLDQTYKEFELDVTYKNGIEKEYED, encoded by the coding sequence GTGAATAAGAAAATCATGTTGGCAACAGGTATGTTAGGAGCGATTTTGACTGCATGTAATGATAACGGAAGTGAATCCTATACACAAGAAGTGGATGATACCCCAAGACCGATCACTTATGAATACACCGAGAATAATTTAAGAGAAGAAAATCAATTTACTTTCAAAGAATTCGACCTTGAAGTGGATTATGTAGATCGTATTTCCTACGAAATCGAATTCAATCAGTCTAAAGATACCATCAAAGCTACTATTAATGATTTAGACCAGCAAAAAGTCACTGGACAAGAAGCTTACAATCAATTGTCTCCCCTATTTCAGGAAATGAGTTTTGATGAAGATAGTTCAGAGGAAGAAGTTATACAAGATGTCCTTAATATATTAGACCTTGACCAAACTTATAAAGAGTTTGAGCTGGATGTCACATATAAAAATGGAATAGAAAAAGAATACGAAGATTAA
- the msrB gene encoding peptide-methionine (R)-S-oxide reductase MsrB produces the protein MKNVLYLFGIALLAVVGTLTFTRLSGEGKEDMEGTNKLTVKKYNGDEVTYTDQDLKKMLSPVQYKITQNDGTEKAFENEYWDNIEEGIYVDLLSGEPLFSSEDKYKSGTGWPSFTKPLVEENIVTKKDPGIFGMRTEVRSKEGDAHLGHVFKDGPEPTGLRYCMNSAALEFIPKSEMEARGYEAFLDEFES, from the coding sequence ATGAAAAATGTGCTTTATTTATTTGGCATTGCCCTTTTAGCTGTAGTTGGGACGTTAACTTTCACAAGGCTTTCCGGAGAGGGGAAGGAAGATATGGAAGGAACAAATAAGTTGACCGTAAAAAAGTACAATGGCGATGAAGTTACTTATACAGATCAAGACTTGAAAAAAATGTTGAGTCCAGTTCAATACAAAATCACTCAAAATGATGGGACAGAAAAAGCTTTTGAAAATGAATACTGGGACAATATAGAAGAAGGCATTTATGTGGATCTCCTCTCAGGAGAACCACTATTTAGTTCAGAGGACAAGTACAAATCTGGAACAGGATGGCCGAGTTTCACTAAACCCTTAGTAGAAGAAAACATTGTAACGAAGAAAGATCCTGGAATTTTTGGAATGCGCACAGAGGTCCGGAGTAAAGAAGGAGACGCCCATTTAGGACATGTGTTCAAAGATGGTCCTGAACCCACTGGTTTACGTTATTGCATGAATTCAGCCGCTTTAGAATTTATTCCAAAAAGTGAAATGGAAGCAAGAGGGTATGAAGCATTTTTAGACGAATTTGAATCGTAA